The window ATAACAAAGAGGTAGGGAAATAAGAAAAAGACGATAATTATCGTCTTTTTTGTTCTTTTGTAAAAAAAATATGCACTTCGTATAAATATTGGAGATTGGTTTATATTATGTGTGTAAGGTAACCATTTTAGACCAGTAAGAATACTCCTTCCTCTTAACAATAATTTTTAAAAGGAGGTAGGTATTTTAATTAATAAAATTAAACCAACTTTATTTCCCTACCTCTTTGTTATACGCCCAGTAAATTAAGAGAAAAACTTAATAAAGATGTTCATTCATTAATTAAAAATGTGAAAAAATTCATTAGACTTGGTACATAACTATAACTAGCTTAATTCAAAATTATATATTTCTGAAATTAAGTTAAATCGTAATCCAAATCTTCTAATCTTATTGCGATAACGATAAACTAGTATTTTAAATCTTTTTAATCTAGCAAAAACATGTTCAATGGCAATTCTGACTTTACTTAAAAAGCTATTATATTCCTTTTTATCTGGATTTAAAGGATTATTTTTACTCTTTTTAATTGGCAATAATGTATTTGCCAAATTGTAAAGTTAAGTGCAACTAAATTATTTTTCTAACCAAATATTCGATTGGTGAAAGATAATTTAGTATTTTTCTTGGTCTTTGGTTTAAAGACAATATAAATTTATGAACTGCATTTTTAGTAGTATTTGAAAAATTAAATTTTTTAGGAAATTTTTCTCTAATTAAACCATTAGTATTTTCATTAGTACCTCTTTGTCAAGGCGAATACGCATTAGCAAAATAAATTTTCACATTTAAATTTTTTTCAAGTTGTTGTCAATTAGAAAATTCTTTACCCCTATCAAATGTTATAGTCTTAACAAGATTATTTGGAAGAATTGATAAATAATGGCTAATGTTTTCGTTAACAACTTTAGTAGTTCTATTTTCAACTAACATTGCTAAAGTAAATCTTGATGTTCTTTCAACTAAAGTTATTAAACATGATTTACTTTTACCTCGTGATGATACTACAGTATCACCTTCTCAATGACCAACAGTTATACGATTATTAACATTAATATTTCGTTCTTTAATTGATTTACCATTAAATTTACCGCGATTTTCTTGAGATTTTCGTTTCTTACCTTTTCTTCTTAAATTTTTATTAGTAACTTTTTCAAGTAATCCAGAATAAATTCAATTGTAAATTGTTTTAAAACTAATAATTCATTCTTTATGAAAATTTTTAATTCTGCCATAAATTTGTTCAGGCGATCAACCTAATAGTAATTTTTGTTGTACATATTTTACTAATTCTCTATTTTTAAACTTATGAAAATAAACATGTGATTGTTTTCTGTTTTCTGCTTTATTTTGTGCAATTAATGAAAAATAATGATTACTATCTTTATTTCTATTGACTTCTCGAATAATAGTACTAATACTTCGATTAAGATTTTTAGCTATTTCACTAATTTTTACTTTAAACTTCAATTGATTCTCAATATAAATTCTTTCATATATGCCAAGATGTTTGTAACCCATATAAAAACTCCTTGCTTTGTTTTTTCTAAAATAAACTTAGCATCATGAAATTTTTATATGAGATTTTTTGCAATTTTATTTACTTGCACTTACAAGTATAATTCAGCATTTTTATGAACATTTTGCAAACCTTGATATCCTAAATCAGCAATTAATTCTAATTTTGGATTTATAAGTGTATTTGATTTTAAAAATAACTTATAATCATGAATACTGCCATAACAAAAATCTACTGAAATAATTTTATTGTTAAATAAATCAATAATTATTTGCGATTTTAATGAATGTTGCCTTTTCTTACCAGAAAATAATAATTTTAGTTTTTTTTAATTCTTTCAATTGGAATTTCTGTAGCATCAATTGCTAATAAATTATTATTAGTACCCTTATTTTCCAATAATATCTTTTTGCCAGGTATATGAAAGTGACTATTTTTTATTAGAGTATTTTCAACTCAAAAGATATTACGAATACAACTAACATGACTAATATTATATTTTTTTGCAATAATACGATATGTACTATATTCTTTTCAGTATTCTAAAGTCATAAGTAATCTTTGCTCTATTGATAATTTATTTGGTCTACCACCAATTTGTTTTTGTTTAGCTTCAGCTTCTTTTAAAATTTCTACCATTTTCATGAAAGTTTTATATTTTATGCCTATTAGACTATAAAATTCATTTTCGTCTTTAGACTTGGTACATAACTATAACATTTTGCATCTACCAAACTATAAAATTCACTTTCATCTTTATATTTATCTAATATTTGTGCTTCATCTAGAAAATAATATTATCAAAATAGTAGATAAAATTAAAGGTTATGTACCAAGTCTTTTGTATTTATCTAACATTTGTACTTCACCTAGGAAATAATATTATCAAAATAGTAGATAAAATTAAAGGTTATGTGCCAAGTCTATTTTAAAAATATTTGTTATGTGATAAAATTAATTTCCTAAATAAGAGTTTAGGTTGCTTTGCTATTAATAACCTTGTTGCTACTGCTAATATTTTTTATTTTTATTTGTTTAACAATAATGCATATTTAATTTAATAAAATAACGAAAAAGAAAGGAACAATAGCAAAATGAGAAAAAAACTTGTAAGATTATTAGGAACAGTTGCAATAACAAGTAGTTGTATGCCAGCAGTTGTTGCTAATTATCCAATTCAAAAACAAAAAGAATTAAATAATTTAATTCAAGAGCAAAAAGAAAAAAATAATCTAATACAAAAATATAATAGTTTATTAGATAAAAAAGATAATTCAAATTTGGAATTTATTAGTTCATATATTAAAAATAATGATTTTTATTTCTTGTATAAAAATATCGAAAATAATGAACTTTATCTTTATTCAAAAACAAATGAATCAGTGGAGCAGTTAAATAAAAGAACTTTTACTTTACCAAATGAATATAATTATTCATTAAATAATTTAATACGATTTTTAATCAATGAAAATGATATTTATTTTCTTTTAAATAATAGTATTTTTAGATTTAATTTAAATGGTTCTTATATCAAAGATATTCATATAGGTGGTATTAAAAATTTTAATATTTCAAAAATTAAAACCAGCAAGGACAGTATTTATTTCTTATCAGGTGATAATATATTTAAGTATAATTTAAGAAATAGTAACAAAGATTATGCAGAAAATTTTTTTTCTGAAGAACAAATATTAGATTTTGATGTTAATAATGAAAATGATGTTTATTTTGTTAGTCAGAAGAAAGATAAAAAATTTTCTTTTAATTTAAATATTTATTATCAAAGTCAGTTTCAACATTTTAACTTAGATTTTTTAAAACAAATTAATCAAAATTTAAATATAGAAGGAATTAAAATTGATAACAAAAGTAATATTTATCTTATTTCTTCAAAAGATTTTTTTAATAAAGAATTGTATAAATTTTCTAATAATATAGTAAATAAAGATAACTGTGATAAATTTATCTTAAAACTAGGTTACTATGTTAAAAATATGTTTTTTGATATTGAAAATAATATATATATTATATGTGAAGAGAAAATGTATTTTTTAAATGTAAATACAAAAGAATGAATTTTTCTTAAAAAAATAAAAAACAAATTAAGAAATATAAAAGAAGTTTTTTTTAGTAAAGAAAATATATATTTTGTTACTCAAAATAATATATATTATTTAGATTATAATAGTTTAAAAAACATGTTAATTACAAAAAAACAATTAATTAAAGAAAAAAAAGATTTAGAAAATTCTTTTACAAAAGAATTAAAAGAAATTAATTTAAATTTACAAAATCTTTTAGAATCAAAATTTAAATTAAATAGTGAAATGTCAACAAAAAATATACTTTTTTTAATAAAAGAACAATTAAAATTAATAAAAGAAAATCTAGATAATAAAAATAAAGAAATAAATCAACTGGAAAGTAATTTAAACACACAATTAGATGAAAAACAACAAAAAATTGCGGAATTAACTAATGAAATAAATCAACTGGAAAGTAATCTAAACACACAATTAGATGAAAAACAACAAAAAATCGCGGAATTAGAAGTTGAATTAAAAACAGCAAAATTAGAAAAAAATAGTTTAAATGATACTTTAGAAACTTTAAATAATGAAATTGAATTTTTATTAGATAATGATGTTAGTTCTTTTAAAAATATATCTTTAACAGAATTAAATGAAAATTTAAATCAATCTCTTTTTATGTTAAAGGTAAAAATTCAAAATATGGCGAAAGATTTAGATGATAAAAATAGACAAATAGCAGAATTAGAAAAAAATGAAGGTAAAAAAATAAATAAACTAAATAATGAAATAAATTTATCAAAAGTTTTCATTACTTCCTTGCAAGACAAGTTGCGCAATAGTGAAAATAATGAAAAAATGATGGAAAATTTACAAAGAAATATAAATAATAGAAACAATAAAATAGCAGAACTAAAAAATGAACTAAATACAAAATTAGATGAAAAACAACAAAAAATCGCGGAATTAACTAATGAAATAAAAACATTACAAGAAAAGATCGAAATTGAAAATAATAAGGAAAATCAATTAAATATAGTAATATCTCAATTAGAAAAAAGTGTTGAAAATTTACAGAAGGATTTAGATGATAAAAATAGGGAAATAAATCAAGTAAAAAGTAGTTTAAATACAAAATTAGATGAAAAACAACAGAAAATAACGGAATTAACTGGTGAAATAGAATCCTTACAAGAAAAATTAGCAGTTACTCAAAATGATGAAAATACATTAAGCAAAAAAATAACAGAATTGGAATTGACAAATCAACAATTAAACAAAAAAATAGCAGAAGTGGAATTGACAAATCACCAATTAAACGAAAAAATAGCAGAATTGGAATTAACAAATCAACAATTAAATAATTTTTTAAATAAAATCAGTGAAGATCTTTTTAGTGAGCAAGAAATAAAAAAATTCAAAACTGATGATGAAAGAAATAAAGCAATATTAGGAAAAATAAAAAGTCTTTTATCTTTTAATGATGGTTATTAAAAACTTTAAAAAATTATTATATATTTTAAGTTTAGTTATTTTATTAATAATTGTCTTCATTAGTTTAATTTTAATGTTCTATAAAAATAATAATGATTTTAATAAAATAGACAAATTTCCAGTTTTAGCAAAAACAGAATGAGTTACTTATAATAATACAAATATTATTATTTCTCGTAATTTAATTAATAAGGAATTTAAAACAAAGGTATTTTTTTTAGATTTAAATAAACAGGAAATGACAAAAATTTCTTGAATAGAAAATAAACATATAACCTCACATTTAGTACAAAATAATGATGTTTATTTTGGAACGAATAATGGTATGTATATTTTGAAACAAGGTGAAATAACACCATCTATATTAAAACAAACAGATTTTTATATAAATGCAATTTCTGCGTTTGATAATAATGTTTATATTGGAACAGATAATGGATTATATAAATTAGACAATAATTTGAAAATTACTCAATTAAATGATATTGGGGTTGATTTAATATATATTAAAAATGATGATGCTTTCTTTTTAAAATCTCGCGATAATTTATCGTTATTAAAACCAAATTTAAAATTAAATGAAGAAATAAAAAAAATAAAAATAGTAAATAAACATTTAATTACTAATTTTAAAACCGCTAATTTATATTTTGGAACAAAGGAAGGGGCTTATGTTCTTAAAAATGATAAAATAGAAAAAATATTAGATAAAAAAAATATTAATGGTATTTATGAATATAAGAATAATATTTATTTTGCAACAGAAGAAGGTGCTTTTGTTTTAAAACACAATGAAATTAAAGTTAAACAAATTGATGGAACAAATAACTTGTTTATTAAGTATTTTGATTTTGATGAAAATAATATTTATTTTGGTACTAAAGATAGTGTTTATATTTTAAAACAAGGTTCAAACTTAGTTGAAAAGATAAATATACCATTATTAACTATTAATGATGAAATAAAAAAAATAAAAATAAATAAAGATAAATTATTTTTACTAATAAAAACAAAATTAAATAATAAAGTAATTTCAAAAATATTAATTTTTAATTTATAGTAATGATAAAATCAAGATAAAATAAATATTTAAAATAGTACTTTAAAGTACTATTTTTTATTTTGTCAAAGTAGAAATAAATAATAAAAAAGTTACTGAGTTGTTTAGAAATATTTTTATTATTCAATTGCTGGAATTTAGAGCGGAGATTATAGTAAAAAAGGAGAGATATCATATTATATATGCCAAATTGTAAAGTTAAGTGCAACTAAATTATTTTTCTAACCAAATATTCGATTGGTGAAAGATAATTTAGTATTTTTCTTGGTCTTTGGTTTAAAGACAATATAAATTTATGAACTGCATTTTTAGTAGTATTTGAAAAATTAAATTTTTTAGGAAATTTTTCTCTAATTAAACCATTAGTATTTTCATTAGTACCTCTTTGTCAAGGCGAATACGCATTAGCAAAATAAATTTTCACATTTAAATTTTTTTCAAGTTGTTGTCAATTAGAAAATTCTTTACCCCTATCAAATGTTATAGTCTTAACAAGATTATTTGGAAGAATTGATAAATAATGGCTAATGTTTTCGTTAATAACTTTAGTAGTTCTATTTTCAACTAACATTGCTAAAGTAAATCTTGATGTTCTTTCAACTAAAGTTATTAAACATGATTTACTTTTACCTCGTGATGATACTACAGTATCACCTTCTCAATGACCAACAGTTATACGATTATTAACATTAATATTTCGTTCTTTAATTGATTTACCATTAAATTTACCGCGATTTTCTTGAGATTTTCGTTTCTTACCTTTTCTTCTTAAATTTTTATTAGTAACTTTTTCAAGTAATCCAGAATAAATTCAATTGTAAATTGTTTTAAAACTAATAATTCATTCTTTATGAAAATTTTTAATTCTGCCATAAATTTGTTCAGGCGATCAACCTAATAGTAATTTTTGTTGTACATATTTTACTAATTCTCTATTTTTAAACTTATGAAAATAAACATGTGATTGTTTTCTGTTTTCTGCTTTATTTTGTGCAATTAATGAAAAATAATGATTACTATCTTTATTTCTATTGACTTCTCGAATAATAGTACTAATACTTCGATTAAGATTTTTAGCTATTTCACTAATTTTTACTTTAAACTTCAATTGATTCTCAATATAAATTCTTTCATATATGCCAAGATGTTTGTAACCCATATAAAAACTCCTTGCTTTGTTTTTTCTAAAATAAACTTAGCATCATGAAATTTTTATATGAGATTTTTTGCAATTTTATTTACTTGCACTTACAAGTATAATTCAGCATATGATAATAAAAATAAATATTTTGTTATCAATTACCATGGTAATTGAGATAAAGTATATGAAGCATTGGATAAAAAGGAAAAAAATGCGTTGGAAGAATTACAAAACATTGAAGATAAAATTGCTTGTCAATATTTAACAATTTTAAGTTCACAATATCCGGCTGGTTTAAAAACAATTTATAAACCACCGTTTGTAATTTTTTATGAAGGAAATATTGATTTATTAAAATATTCTCAAAAAATTATTGCTATTATAGGTTCACATTATCCTAATGTTTATATTAAAAAAGTTGCTAAGGATATGGTTCAGCAATTAGTTAATCATCAAAAAATTTTAA is drawn from Spiroplasma endosymbiont of Asaphidion curtum and contains these coding sequences:
- a CDS encoding IS30 family transposase, with translation MGYKHLGIYERIYIENQLKFKVKISEIAKNLNRSISTIIREVNRNKDSNHYFSLIAQNKAENRKQSHVYFHKFKNRELVKYVQQKLLLGWSPEQIYGRIKNFHKEWIISFKTIYNWIYSGLLEKVTNKNLRRKGKKRKSQENRGKFNGKSIKERNINVNNRITVGHWEGDTVVSSRGKSKSCLITLVERTSRFTLAMLVENRTTKVVNENISHYLSILPNNLVKTITFDRGKEFSNWQQLEKNLNVKIYFANAYSPWQRGTNENTNGLIREKFPKKFNFSNTTKNAVHKFILSLNQRPRKILNYLSPIEYLVRKII
- a CDS encoding transposase family protein, which produces MLFSGKKRQHSLKSQIIIDLFNNKIISVDFCYGSIHDYKLFLKSNTLINPKLELIADLGYQGLQNVHKNAELYL
- a CDS encoding transposase family protein; protein product: MKMVEILKEAEAKQKQIGGRPNKLSIEQRLLMTLEYWKEYSTYRIIAKKYNISHVSCIRNIFWVENTLIKNSHFHIPGKKILLENKGTNNNLLAIDATEIPIERIKKN
- a CDS encoding IS30 family transposase, which codes for MGYKHLGIYERIYIENQLKFKVKISEIAKNLNRSISTIIREVNRNKDSNHYFSLIAQNKAENRKQSHVYFHKFKNRELVKYVQQKLLLGWSPEQIYGRIKNFHKEWIISFKTIYNWIYSGLLEKVTNKNLRRKGKKRKSQENRGKFNGKSIKERNINVNNRITVGHWEGDTVVSSRGKSKSCLITLVERTSRFTLAMLVENRTTKVINENISHYLSILPNNLVKTITFDRGKEFSNWQQLEKNLNVKIYFANAYSPWQRGTNENTNGLIREKFPKKFNFSNTTKNAVHKFILSLNQRPRKILNYLSPIEYLVRKII